A stretch of DNA from Streptomyces rubradiris:
GTTCCCGCAGCCGGGCGCGGACGCGTTCGGCGCGGTGCAGGGCGGCGTCCAGCAGGTCGTGCCCCTGCTCGACCATCTGCCGCCGCCAGCCGTCGAGGGTGGCGTAGACCAGGCTGGAGGCGCTGGTGGTGCCGAGCAGGTCCTCGCGCTGCTTGAGCACGACGGGCGAGATGCGGTCGCCCTGGAGGTGGAAGACCGAGCTCTGCTCGATGGCGCCGCCCATCTTGTGGACGCTGGTGAGGACCAGGTCGGCGCCCGCGTTCATGCCCCACACGGGCAGCCCCGGGTGGAAGGGCAGATGGGCGCCCCACGCCTCGTCCACGATGAGCGGGACGTCGGCGGCGTGGCAGACGTCGGCGACCGCTCGCACGTCGGCGCAGGTGCCCCAGTCGGTGGGGGTGATCAGCAGCATGCCCTTGGCGTCGGGGTGCTCGCGCAGCCGGTCGCGGACGTCGTCGGCCTCCGGCGGGTGGGCCATGTGCCGTTCGCCGTCGAACTTGGGGTGCACCCAGACAGGCTCCACCCCGTTGATGATCACCGCGGCGATGACCGACTTGTGGGCGTTGCGGGACAGCAGCAGCTTCTCCCCCGGTCCGGCGACCGCGAGCATCGCGGTCTTCACGGACAGGGAGCTGCCGCAGGTGGAGAAGAACGCGTGGTCGGCGCCGACCGCGTCGGCCATCAGTTCCTGCGCCTGCTCCAGCACGCCCTGGGACTGGCGGCGGTCGTCCAGCCCGTTGAGGCTGAGCACGTCGGAGCGGAAGACGTCCGGCCCGAGGATGTCGACCACCCTCGGATCGGCGCCACGGCCCTGTTTGTGTCCGGGAGGCCCGTACACCACGTCCCCTCGTCGCCGGAACTCCTGCAGAGCCTCCAGCACGGGTACGCGGGAGTGATCCATGACTGCCTCCTGAACTGTTCGGTCGCGCACTGACCGTGTTGCACCGGTGGGGCACCCCAAACCCGGCGGCCCGGTGTCAGGAGCCGTCCGGGTGGAACCCGGCCCGGCACGGAGCACACCCGCCGCACCGAGGAGGACCCGTGTCGCTGTACCGCCGGATCGGGGAGGAGGTCGCGCGGCGCGCCGACGCGTTGTGGTCGGTCGCATCAACACTGCACGCGGATCCGGAGACCGCGTTCGCCGAGCACCGGGCCGCGGCGCTGCTCTCGGGGGAGCTGGAGGGCGCGGGGTTCGAGGTGCGGCGCGAGGTGGCGGGGCTGCCGACGGCGTTCACGGCCCGCTCGGGCCGGGGGCGGCCGGTGGTGGCGTTCCCGCTGGAGTACGACGCGCTGCCCGGGCTCGGCCACGCCTGCGGGCACAATCTGATCGCGGCGGCCGGTCTCGGGGCGGCGCTGGTCCTGGACGCCGTGCGGGACGGCGGGGAGGGCACGGTCCTCGCGGTGGGCACGCCGGCCGAGGAGGGCGGCGGTGGCAAGGCGCTGGAGGTGGAGGCGGGCGTCTTCGACGGGGTGGACGCGGCCCTGATGTTCCACCCGGGGGTGTACGACTGGGTGCGGGCCCCGCTGACCGCGCAGGAGCAGTACCGGGTCGCCTTCCGGGGCCGGGCCGCGCACCCGACGGGCAATCCGACCGAGGGCATCGACGCGCTGGCGGCGCTGATCGAGCTGTTCAACGTGGTGTCCTCGCTGGGCCGGCGGCTGCCGCAGGGCTCCCACGCGCAGGGCATCATCACCCACGGCGGCACGGCGACGAACATCGTCCCGGAGTACGCGGAGGGGCGGTTCGGGCTGCGGGCGCTGACGACGGCCGCCCTGGACGAGCTGGCCGGGCAGCTGCGCACGGCCGCCGAGGGGGTGGCCCGGGCGACCGGCACGACGGTGACCGTGGAGCGGGCGGGCGTGCGCTACGAGCACTTCCGGGACAGCTCCGCGCTGTCGGAGCGGTTCGCCGGGCATCTGGACCGGGCCGGGATCGCCCTCACCGCGCCCGCTCCCGGCGTCTATCTGGGCTCCTCCGACATCGGCAACGTCAGCGGCCGGGTACCCGCCATCCATCCCTTCGTCGCGATCATGGGCGCCGGGGGTTCGGACCACACCCCGGAGTTCGCCGAGGCCGCGGCCTCGCAGCGGGCGCGCCGGGTGCTCCTCGCCGTGGTGGAGGCGCTGGCCTGCACGGCGGCGGACGTACTGGGCGACGCGGGCCTGCGCGGCCTGGCCTGGGCGGAGCTGCGCCAGGCCGGGGGTTGAGGCCTGGCGCGTCCCGCGGGCGGTGCCGTACGGGTCCTACGGGAAGGACGTCACCTTGGAGGGGATGGTGTCGGTGCCCGAGGTGGGGGCGCCGGTGTTGTTGACGACGTGGGCGTACTGGCCCTTGCCGCCGAGGGAGATCACCAGCAGGTCGTGCATCTTGACGCCCGGGGTGACGGGCACCTGGAAGCCGTGGGTCTGGACGATCGACGGGTCGGCCGTGAAGTTGCAGTAGCTGCCCAGGCCCCAGGCCTCGTGGGCGGTGACGGTGTCGGCGACCTTGTAGGCCGCGTAGCCGACGATGCCGTCATGGGTGACGGCGGCGGCGTTCGGGACGTCGTACGCCTTCTCGTTCTGGAAGAAGATCGTCCGGCCGCGCTCCCCGCTCCAGTGGACGTCGTACTTGTTGAAGTGCTCCACGAACAGGCCGGTGGCCAGGACGTCGTCGCCGTTGACACGCAGTCCGTAGTCGGCGCGGTTGGTGTCCCAGCCGACGCCGCTGCCGTGGTCGGCGCGCCAGATCCAGGTGTGGTCGATGACGACGTCATCACTGTCCACCACGACGGAGTTGGTGGCGAGTCCGGGTCCGGCGCCGCCGATGCGGATGAACACGTCCTGCATGGTGGTGGGGTTCGCGGAGTGGTCGGCGGTCGCGCCGGGGGTGCCGATGCGCAGCAGGGTGTCGGAGTTGACCGGGCCCGCGTCGATGAGGAATCCGGCGAGCCGTACGCCGTCGACGTCGGCGACGTGCATGGCGTCGATGCCGTTGTCCGGGATCAGGGTGGCCAGGCCCAGGCCGAGGACGACGGTGTCGGGGCGGGTGACGTCGAGGGTCTGGTCGAGGTGGTAGACGCCCGGGGTGAACAGGAGGTTGAGGCCCTGGGCGAGGGCCGCGTTGATGGTGGCGGCGGTGGCGCCGGGCTTGACCACGTAGAACCGGTCGAGCGGGAGCGAGGTGCCGGCGTTCGCGGGCCAGGAGACGCCCCGGGCGTTCGTGCGCTTGGCCGGGACGAACACCTTGTAGGCGGAACCGTCCAGGTAGAGGAAGGGCTTCTCGCGGGAGACGGGGGTGGTGTCCAGGGTGGTGTACGGGCCGTTGTCGAAGTTGGTGGCGGGGGCGCCCTGGACGCCGGAGAAGGTCATGTTCCACACGCCGTTGGTCCAGCCGCCGACGGAGCTGTCCCGGGTGTACCACTGCTGCTGGGAGTAGGGGCCCACGGTGCCGTCGATCCTGGAGTCGGCGATGTAGCCGCCGGAGGCCCAGCCGTAGCCGTTGGGCGCGAGGTTGAGGCCGCCCTTGACGTGGATGCGGCGGAAGGGCGCGGCCTGGGCGACCGCCCAGCGGTCGGTGCCGTTGGACGGGGTGATCGCGAGGTTCTCCGCCGAACGCCAGAAGTTCTGCGTGGCGTTGCCGTTGAACCAGCCGGCGTCGACGGTGACATCGCCGTTGATCTGGGTGTCGTCGGGGTTCAGTCCGAGGCCGGAGATCGAGGTGTAGAAGCCGAGTTGAGCGTTGATGCCGTTGTAGGTGCCGGGCTTGAGCAGGAACTGGTAGCGGCCGGTGCCGAACTGGGCGGACTCCTGCCGGGCGAAGACGTCGTCGAACTTCTGCTGGAGGTTCGGGGTGGAGGGGTCGACGACGATGACGTTCGGGCCGAGGTCGCCGCCGCCCTGGACCGGCGGCAGACCGCTGGTTCCGGTGTGCACGGCCACCTCCCACAGGGAGTAGCCGTAGCCGGTGCCGCGCGCGGTGCCGTGGATCCGTACGTACCGGCCGGAGCCGCTGACGTCGTAGGACGCGGTGCCGCCGGTCGCGCCGGTGACGGACTTGAGGGTGTTCCAGTTCTGCCCGTCGGCGGAGGCCTGGATCTGGAAGTCCTTGGCGTAGGCGGCCTCCCAGTTCAGGTCGACCTTGCAGATGTCCTTGACGGCGCCGAGGTCGACCTGGAGCCACTGCGGGTCGGCGGCCCGGCTGGACCAGCGGGTGGTGGTGTCGCCGTCGAAGGCGGCGGAGGCGGGGGTGCCGGCGTTCTCGGTCGAGGAGGCGGTGGCGGGCCTGCCCTTGGCCGCGTTGCCGCTGTCGCAGCCCGCCTGGCCGGTGTCCGTGCCGCCGAACACCCGGAACTCCCACAGGGAGTAGCCGTACGGGGTGGCCCGGTGCACGCCGAGCATCCGGACGTAGCGGCCCCGGCCGGAGACGTCGAGGGTGTCGGCGCCTCCGTCGGAGCCGGTGACGGACTTCAGGTCGGTCCAGGTCGTGCCGTCCCCGGAGATCTGGACCTTGTAGTCCTTGCCATAGGCGGCCTCCCAGTCGAGTTCCACCCGGCTGACCGAGGCGGTGACGCCCAGGTCGACCTGGAGCCACTGGTCGTCGCCGGCGGCCGAGGACCACCGGGTGCCGGTGTCCCCGTCGACGGCCTTGCCGGCCGCGGTGCCGGCGTTCTCCACGGACGACGCGGTGGCCGTCTTCCCCTGGGACAGGGGGATCTCGGCCGCGTCGGCCGAGGGGTGGGCGGCGGGCAGGGCGGTCAGCGCGGCCGTTGCGGCCAGCGCGACACCCAGGGGTCTCCATCTCATACGGCGGCTCCAGACGTGGCGGGGCCGACTCGTCGGCCCCACGGCTTAGTTCAGGTTTTGATTTAAGGGATGAACCAAGCCGACCACAAGCCTTCGGACGCCACCTCCTTCGTAGGGCGGGACCCTGGACCGCCGTGCGTCAGGCCCGGGACGGGGTGAAGGACAGGGTCTGTTCGGCGGCCGTGCGGCCGTCGCCCAGGGAGCCCGCGGGGGCCGTCCAGGTGCGCAACGGAGTGGTCTCGGCGAGCCGGCCGGGGGTCGCGGACAGGCCGAGGACGAGCCCGCTGTAGCGGTTGACCAGGCGGTGGATGCCGGGCGCTGAGGAATTCGCGATCAGGAACCACTGCTGTCCGACGGCCGGTCCACCGGCCGGGGCGGCGGTCACCGTGGGCCGCGCTCCCCAGGCCCGGCCCGCCGTGCGTGCGGAGTCCACGCCCAGCAAGCGGCCGGTCGCCGCGTTGGCGACGGTGAAGGCGCCGTCTCCCGTCGGGGTGAAGGACCACGACTCGCGGGCGGAGCCGGTGGGCAGGGCGAGGGAGGTGACGGCCGAGCCGCCGGACTCCTGGGCGAGGACACGGCCGGTACCGGCGGCGATGCGGTAGCGGCGGCCGGTGTCCACCGGCGGGGCGGCCGGCGTGGCGGAGTCCACGGTGACGTCGGCGTACTCGCCCGAGGAGCCGTGGGAGCAGCCGAAGGAGCAGTAGGCGCGGAAGGTCCGGCCGAGCACGGCGGAGCCGGTGCGGCTCACGGGATCCAGGAACCAGCGGTACCAGGAGGCGGTGGTGTAGTCGCCGGTGTCGCCGATGAGCTGCCACTTCTGGGTGGCCAGGTCGTCGGTGGCGTACAACTGCTGGGGTGCGCCGCCGCTCTGGTCGACGGCCTGCGGGGTGCCGATGTACCGGCCGAGGTGGGCGTCGTAGGCGATGTTCATCACGAACAGCGGTGAGGTCGGGGGCATCTTCCCGGCCGCGATCTGCTCGGCGGCGGTGCCGGTGGAGGGCCGGGTCGTACTCGGACCCGACGGGGGTGTGGCCGGTGGGGTGCCCGGCGTCGACGGGGACGATGTTGCTCTCCCGGCCGCCGGTGCCGGGCTGGGACCAGGCGCCGTCGTACCACTTGCGCCAGGAGCCGGGGGCCATCTTCGCGGCGATCGGGGCGCGGGCCACGTGTGCGTAGAAGGCCTTCCAGCCGCCGCTCTTGTCGACGATCCGCGAGCCGTAATAGACGTAGAAGTAGCCGGAGGCGGTGTCGACGAAGAGGCGCTGGTCGCCGTCGCCGTAGGAGTACGTCTCGTGCGGGAAGGCCGTGGTGTCCCCGCGCCTGGTGCTGTACGGCGAGGTGAGCACGTGGTCCTTGATGGTCCAGGTGCGACCCCGGTCTGTGGAGACGGCGTAGTCGATGGCGTCGTAGTGCAGTCCGTCGCCGAAGGGGCGCGGGGTGAACTCGTTGTGCACCAGGCCGTACCAGTCGCCGGTGTCGGGGTCGATCCAGATCCCGGACAGGTCGCAGTAGTTCTTCTGCGCGTATCCGGAGCCGGCCGGCGCGTACGTCGCCTCCCGCCCGGTGGGGCTGTTGTTGCAGCGCCAGGTGGTGTCGTCGTTGCGGTCGGCGGGGTTGGCCGGGTCGGCGGCCTCGCTGAGGGTCCGGTCGAAGGCGGCGGTGTCGAAGTCCTTGCCGGTGTAGAAGTCCCAGACCCGGGGGTCGTCGGCGCCGTACAGCGCGGCGGACTGCTGGTAGTGGAAGGTGCCGTCGCGGTCGGTGAACGCGGTGGCGGGGGTGTCGGTGGGATGCGGGAACGGTACCGGGGTGCCCACGGTCACGGTGTAGCGGGTGTCGGCGGGGGACGCGGTGCCGCTGCCCAGGACCAGGGCGACGGCTGCGGCCACGGCGCCGCCCGCTCGGATCGACAGTCGCACGGTAGCTCCTAGTTGCCTCAGGGGCCGGTCGCACGGAACGATCCGGCTCCGGCCGCGCCGCGGCAATGGACTCCCGTCCCACGGCTCTTGCACTTTCGCGCGCCGGCGGCACGGTTCACGTACCGTTCGGGGCCGCCGTCCGGGCCGGGGCGGGCGTGCTGTGCGGCCGGTGTGCGCGTACCCTGCCGCCGGACGGGCGCCCGCTCTCCCCCGGCCGTGCGCTGTGCGCTCCTGGCCCATGTCGGACTGCCGCGCGAGCCGCTTTCGAGGCGCGGCCCGGCGGGCCCGTGCTCCGGAACGCCCCTCGTGCGAAGGGTGATCGCACCGGTGGAACGGGTACGTCCCGGCCATGCGGGTGAGTGTGGTGGACGCGGGGTCGAACACGGTGCGGCTGGTGATCGCGGACGTCGAGGGGGGCGTGCCGCTGCCGGTGCACACGGTCAAGTGGAAGTTACGCCTGTCCGAACACCTGGGCCCGGACGGCACGATCGCGGACGAGGCGGTGCGGCGGCTGGTCGAGGCGGTGGGCGCGGCGAGCGCCACGGCCCGCAGATGGCAGGCGGCGGGCCCGCTGGCCTTCGCGACCACGGTGGTCCGCACCGCCCCGAACCGCCACGAGGTGCTGCACCGGGTGGCGTCCGGGACCGGGGTGCGCATGTGCACGCCGCCCGGGGAGACGGAGGCCGAACTGACCTTCCTGGCGGCCCGCCGCTGGCTGGGCTGGAAGGCGGGCCCGCTGGCGCTGCTCGACATCGGTGGCGGCTCACTGGAGGTGGCCTTCGGGCGGGGCCGGATGCCCGGCTTCGTGGCGTCCCTGCCGCTCGGCGCGGGCCGGCTGACCAGGGAGTACCTGACCCTCCAGGACCCGCCCGGGCCGAAGGAGCTGAAGGAGCTGCGCCGCCGGGTCCGCCATGAGCTGCGGGACGTGGCCGCGCGGATCCGCTGGGAGCGGCCGCGTACCGTCGCCGTCACCTCCCGTACGTTCCAGCAGCTGGCCCGGCTGTGCGGGGCGCCGCCGGGGCGTCACGGCCCGTTTGTGGAGCGGGAGTTGACCTGCCGTGACCTGCGCGAGGCGGTGCGCGCGCTGGCCGCGCTGCCCGCCGCCGAGCGGGCCGGGCTGCCGGGGATCTCCGCGCCGCGCGCCGAGCAGAGCCTCGCGGGGGCGGTGGTGGGGCACACCGCGCTGAAGCTGATGGGCGTGTCCCGGGCGGTGGTCTGCCCCTGGGCGATCCGCGAGGGTGTGCTGCTGAGGTACGCCGAGGACGGCGCCGACTGGTGGACGGACGTCACCTCCACCGCCGGCACCGTCACTCCCGCCGCCGGCGCTGTCCCCACCACCGTCGGCGCCGTCACCCCCGCCGCCGGCGCCGGCGCGCCGCCCGCGACGGCGGTGCTGCGCGTCGCGGGTCCGTCGGCCTGACCGGCCGGGAAGCGGGAGGCCGCGGTCAGGAGACGTGCCTCAGGCGGGGCAGGCAGCCGAACCAGTTCACCGTGTCCTTGTCGGTGGTGTAGCCCATGCACCGGATGCTTCTGTCGTGCAGGGTGCCGGTCCGCTCCACGCCCCCGTCCACGTAGTCGTTCTTCTGGTGGGGCTGTACGAGGGTGTCGAACTCGACGGTGTACCAGGGGTGGTCCTGGTCCGGCACGCTGCAGTGGCGGGCGGTCACGTTACGGCTGGGCCCCTCACTCCATATGGGGCGTTCGGCGCGGTCGCAGTGGGCGCGGCCGGCGGCCTCGGCGGTGCCGGCGCCGGTGCCGAGCAGGGCGGTGGCGCCCGTGGCCACCGCCGCGCCGGCGCCGAGCAGGCGCTTGAGAGCGGAGTTCATCGTGTGGTCCTCCCACCGGCCGCGGTGACGGCCGGAATCGCTGTGTCACCTTGCTGTGATCGTCACACCGCCCCGCGGGTCCGGCCCGTCGGCCGGGGGCCCGCTCCCCCGACCCGGTGATCCGGGTCCCGCCAATGCAGCAGGCGGCGGCCCGGGAGGGCGCTCCGCCGCCCGGCACCCACCCCGGTATTGACATGTACCTGCGTCTACCCCGAGGCTTCGTGCGTGAAGTTGCTCGATTGACGCTTGTTTCAAGCGCTTCCGAGCAGCTCCAGTTCAGGACAGTCAATCCGCGAAGGTGCGAGGGGAGCTGTTCCGCCGTGCGAAGACTCCGACATCGTGTGCCATGGCCGGCCTGGGTTCCGCTGGGGCTGGCGACCGCCCTGGCCGCGACCGTGCTGTCCGGCCCGGCACCCGCCGAGGCCGCCCCCGCCGCCGCCGGCGCCGTACTGGACCCCGCCCACGCCGAAGTCGGCTGGCGCAGCCCGGTCTACGCCAAAGGCACCGGCACCGGCCCCGAGAAGTGCCCCACCGGGGCCGCCGACCCCGACGGCACGGTCTGCCACCGCTTCGACCTCACCGTGTCGGTGCCGGACGGCTACTGGAACGACAACCCCGAGGGCGGCGTCCCGCTGTCCATCAGCTGGGAGCGCCCCTCGGACGACTTCGACCTGTACGTCTACGACGACCACGGCAAGCAGGTGGCCTCCAGCGCGGGCACCGCCGACCCCGAGGCCACGGTGATCCCGCGCGCGTCGGGGACGTACCACGTGCTCGTGGTGCCGTACGACGTGCACGACAACTCCTTCACCGGCACCGCCTACCTGCCCGCGACCACGGACGCGGGCGACCTCACCTCCTTCTCCGGCCGCGACGGCAGCTACACCATCGGCGCCGGCCGGCTGACGGCGCGCGCCGACTTCCTGAAGGGCGGTCGGCTACGGCTCCAGGCCGACCCATCCGGCGCGCTCAGCGATCCGGCCGGCACCGCCATCGTGCGTCGGCGGCCCGCGCTCCAGCGCGGCACCTCGTCCTTCGACGCGGGCGACTACTACGGCATCCGCTCCCCTCAGGCCGTGCTGCGCGTCTACAAGAAGCCGCTGCGGTTCGGGCTGTACCGGCCCGACAACCGCACCCGGATCTGGCAGGAGGACAAGCCGCTGCGCTGGTCGACCGGCGGCATGCGGCAGAGCCTCGCGCGTGGCGCGGACGAGCAGTTCTTCGGCGGCGGCGAGCAGAACGGCAGCTTCTCGCACCGCGACCGGACGATGCACGTGGCCAACAGCTTCGACTGGAACGAGGGCGGCTACAACAACTCCCAGCCGTTCTACCTCTCCAGCGCGGGCTACGGCGTCTTCCGCAACACCTTCGCGCCGGGCGTGTACACCTTCGGCTCGCCGGTGACGACCGGTCAGCAGGAACGCCGGTTCGACGCCTACTACTTCCTCGGCGACGCCAAGCAAGTCATCGGAAAGTACACGGCGTTGGTGGGCCGCCCCTTCATGCCGCCGGTGTACGGCCTGGAACCGGGCGACTCCGACTGCTACCTGCACAACGCCAACCGGGGCGAGCGGCACACCCTGGACGCGCTGAAGATCGCCGACGGCTACACCGAGCACCGGATGCCGCTCGGCTGGATGCTGGTCAACGACGGGTACGGCTGCGGGTACGAGGACCTGGAGCAGACCGCCAAGGGCCTCCAGGACCACCACGCCCAGCTCGGCCTGTGGACCGAGAACGGCATCGACAAGCTCGCCGACCAGGTGAAGGCGGGCCAGCGGGTGGCCAAGCTGGACGTGGCCTGGGTCGGCAACGGCTACAAGTTCGCGCTGGACGCCTGTGACGCCGCCAAGAAGGGCATCGAGGACAACAGCGACGCCCGCGGTTTCGTCTGGCTGCCCGTGTCCTGGGCGGGCGCCCAGCGCTGCGGGGTGCTGTGGAGCGGCGACCAGAAGCTGTCCTGGGACTACATCCGCTGGCAGATCCCCACGTACGCCGGCGCGACGATGTCCGGCATCGCCTACAACACCGGTGACGTCGGCAGCATCTACCGCCACGACGCCGAGATGTACACCCGCGACCTGCAGTGGAAGGCGTTCCTGCCGGCCATCATGACGATGGACGGCTGGGCGACCGACCTCACCACCGGCAAGCCCGCCGACCAGCAGCCCTGGCGGGACGGCGAGCCGTACACCTCGGTCAACCGCACCTACCTCCAGCTCAAGGAGCGGCTGCTGCCGTACATGTACACGCTGTCCGCCGAGGCGGCGAAGACCGGCGTGGGGGCGGTGCGCCCGCTGTGGCTGGAGTACCCCGACGATCCGGCCACCCTGGGCGAGCGCGCGAAGTACGAGTTCCTGTCCGGCCCGGACTTCCTGGTCGCGCCGGTCTACGAGGACTCCGACACCCGCGACGGCATCTATCTGCCGAAGGGCACCTGGACCGACTACTGGACCGGGCGCACCTACCGGGGGCCGACCACGCTCGACGGCTACCACGCCCCGCTGGACACCCTGCCGCTGTTCGTGCGCGAGGGTGCGATCGTCCCCATGTGGCCCCAGGGGACGACCAGTTGGCAGACCCGCGACCGGCACGAGCTGGACTGGGACCTGTACCCGGCCGCGCACGGCACCAGCCACTACACGCTGTACGAGGACGACGGCGTGACCCGGGACTTCGTCCGGGGCGCCGCGGCCACGCAGAAGGTGTCGGTGCGCGCCGACGGCCGGGGCACGACCGTGAGCGTCGGCGCGAGCCGGGGCGGCTACGCGGGCAAGGTGGACGCCCGGTCGTACCGGTTCACGGTGCACGGCGACGCCACCGCGCCCGCTCGGGTCCTGCTGGACGGCCGCCCGCTCCCGCGCTCCGCCTGGTCCCACGACCCCGCCACCCGGGTCACGACCGTCACCACGGCCCGTCTGCCGCTCGACCGCGGCTTCTCCCTGCGCCTGGAGGAGACACGCTGACGCGCCCGGCCGACGGGGGATGACACACCCGCGGCAGCCCCTGGAGGGCGGGGCCCCGCTCCGGCGCCCCGCCCTCCGGGACATTCCCGGCATACGGTCCGACCTGCGCGACTGGTGCGAACGGCGGGACGGTCGTAGCGTCGGGGGCACGCGTTCGGACCAAGCACGACGGGCGGGAGCGGCGATGCGCGGATCAGTGGTGGGAACGACGGTCACCCTGGCGGCGGGGGCCCTGCTGACAGCGGCCATGACGACGGCCTCGGCCAGTCCGCCGGACTCGGCGGCGCCGCACCGCTCCCGGGCGGACCGGCCCGTCCTGGTCGACTGCCTGTGGCAGCGCACCGTACGCCCCATCGACTTCATCCTGGCCTGCGGCGACGGGAACAGCCGCCTCGCCGGGCTGCGCTGGTCCGAGTGGAGCCCGGGCGAGGCGACCGCCGTGGGCGTGAACGTCGTCAACGACTGCGAGCCGTACTGCGCGGCCGGCACGTTCCGCACCTACCCGGTGACCGTCCGGCTCGACGGCGCGAAGCCCTGGAAGGACCACCCGGGCGAGCGGCGCTACACGCGGATCAGCCTCACCTACCCGGGCGACCGCCCGGAGGGCTACCGGCAGGTCATGACCTACCCCCTGTGGGACTGACCGCCCGCCCGAGGGCGGCGGCCCGGGCCGCCGCGGCCGGATGCCGCGCGGTGTGCCTCGTACGGCGCGCCCGGGTGGTCCGCGCGGGCGAACCCGCGGCCCCGGCTCCCGCGGGCGGCGGTCCGTCCACCGTCATGTTGGTGTGGCCCCGCACGCCGGCGCCCCGCGCGCCGACCGAAAAGAGGTCACATGCCCCGACGCCCCCGCCTGACCGGTGCCGCCACGGCCGCGCTCGCACTCGGTCTGGTCGCCGCCGCGCCCGCCACCGAGACCGAGCCGCCCGTCGGCGACGCGCGTGTCGTCGCCCGCTTCGACCCGGCCGCCGGGCAGCGGCCCGAGAACATCGCGCTGGAACCCGACGGCTCCGCCGACCTCACCTTCGCCTTCGCCCGTACGGTCGTCCGGGTGACCCCCGACGGGGCCCGCACCACCCTCGCCGAGCTGCCCGCGGTCGCCGACCCGCACACCCCGCTCGTGGGCGGCGCCGCCGTCACCGGGATCGTCCGCGCCCACGACGGCACCCTGTACGTCAACTACGCCACCGGCACCCGGGCGACCGGCGTCTGGCGGATCTCCCCCGGCACCGCCCCGGTGCAGATCGCCGCGCTGCCGCCCGACGGGTTCCCCAACGGCCTGGCCCTCGACGGGCGCCGGGGCGTGCTCTACGCCGCCGACTCGGTGCGCGGCACGGTCTGGCGCGTCCCCGCGGCGGGCGGCCCGGCCACCGCCTGGGCCCGCCGGACGGAGCTGCGGCCCTCCCGCGCCGGGAGCTTCGGTGCCAACGGCATCAAGGTCCACCGCGGTTCCGTGTGGGTGTCGAACACCGACCGGGGGACGCTGCTGCGCATCCCCGTGGGCGAGGACGGCTCCGCCGGGGCACCGGAGACCCGGGCGCGCGGGCTCGGCGGCATCGACGACTTCGCCTTCCCCGGCGCCGGCCGCACCGTCCTGGCCGCGCTGAACGGCAGCGGCCAGGTGGCACTCGTCCGGCGCGACGGCGGCCACAGCGTGGTCCTCACCGAGGCGGACGGGCTGGCCGGCCCGACCGCCGTCGCCGTACGCGGCCGTACGGTCTACGTGCCCGGCGCCGCCTACCGAACCGAGCGCGACCCCAACCTGCTGCTGGCCCGGCTGCGGTACCACTTCGGCCGCCTGTAGCCGGGCCGGGCCGGACGCCCGTCACGGCCGGGGCGGCCCGGCCACGGGATCGGTCACGGGGGACCCGCGGGTCGGATGGGTCGGCCGACAGCCGAGGCGCCGGACGGCCTGTCGGCGGCCGGGTGCGGCCCGGCCCGCGGTGTGGGCGGCGATCCGGCCGACGACACGGGTGCGGCCCGCCCGGCGACCCGGCCGCAAAGGCGCCACCACGGGGCACCTCCCGCGCCTGGCGACGACGGACGGCCACGGGCCGGAAACCGGCCGCGACGGGCACGGACGCGGGCGCGGGCGCACGGGTGCGGGCACAGACGCCGACGCGCACGCACGGATGCGGGCACAGACGCCGACGCGCACGCACGGGTGCGGGCACAGACGCCGACGCGTGCCCATGCCCGTACCCGCCCTCGTGCCCGTGCCCGCGCCCGTCCTCGCCCTCGTCCCCGTCCCCGTCCTCGTCCCCGTCCTCGTCCCCGTCAGACGATCTCCACCAGGAGGTCGCCGCCCTC
This window harbors:
- a CDS encoding aminotransferase class I/II-fold pyridoxal phosphate-dependent enzyme; protein product: MDHSRVPVLEALQEFRRRGDVVYGPPGHKQGRGADPRVVDILGPDVFRSDVLSLNGLDDRRQSQGVLEQAQELMADAVGADHAFFSTCGSSLSVKTAMLAVAGPGEKLLLSRNAHKSVIAAVIINGVEPVWVHPKFDGERHMAHPPEADDVRDRLREHPDAKGMLLITPTDWGTCADVRAVADVCHAADVPLIVDEAWGAHLPFHPGLPVWGMNAGADLVLTSVHKMGGAIEQSSVFHLQGDRISPVVLKQREDLLGTTSASSLVYATLDGWRRQMVEQGHDLLDAALHRAERVRARLRELPGLRVMGGEIIDEGLAAEFDPLKIVVDVRGLGISGMQATEWLRTNCHIDMGGSDTCRISASITHSDDELTEKLLVESVRSLVERADGIERRPAVHLPEPRALELEQAVLPRDAFFGPAEQVPAERAVGRIAAEMLSPYPPGVPVVAPGEVITAEIVDYLRSGIAHGFLVPDAADSSLDTFRVVARP
- a CDS encoding amidohydrolase, coding for MSLYRRIGEEVARRADALWSVASTLHADPETAFAEHRAAALLSGELEGAGFEVRREVAGLPTAFTARSGRGRPVVAFPLEYDALPGLGHACGHNLIAAAGLGAALVLDAVRDGGEGTVLAVGTPAEEGGGGKALEVEAGVFDGVDAALMFHPGVYDWVRAPLTAQEQYRVAFRGRAAHPTGNPTEGIDALAALIELFNVVSSLGRRLPQGSHAQGIITHGGTATNIVPEYAEGRFGLRALTTAALDELAGQLRTAAEGVARATGTTVTVERAGVRYEHFRDSSALSERFAGHLDRAGIALTAPAPGVYLGSSDIGNVSGRVPAIHPFVAIMGAGGSDHTPEFAEAAASQRARRVLLAVVEALACTAADVLGDAGLRGLAWAELRQAGG
- a CDS encoding discoidin domain-containing protein; this translates as MRWRPLGVALAATAALTALPAAHPSADAAEIPLSQGKTATASSVENAGTAAGKAVDGDTGTRWSSAAGDDQWLQVDLGVTASVSRVELDWEAAYGKDYKVQISGDGTTWTDLKSVTGSDGGADTLDVSGRGRYVRMLGVHRATPYGYSLWEFRVFGGTDTGQAGCDSGNAAKGRPATASSTENAGTPASAAFDGDTTTRWSSRAADPQWLQVDLGAVKDICKVDLNWEAAYAKDFQIQASADGQNWNTLKSVTGATGGTASYDVSGSGRYVRIHGTARGTGYGYSLWEVAVHTGTSGLPPVQGGGDLGPNVIVVDPSTPNLQQKFDDVFARQESAQFGTGRYQFLLKPGTYNGINAQLGFYTSISGLGLNPDDTQINGDVTVDAGWFNGNATQNFWRSAENLAITPSNGTDRWAVAQAAPFRRIHVKGGLNLAPNGYGWASGGYIADSRIDGTVGPYSQQQWYTRDSSVGGWTNGVWNMTFSGVQGAPATNFDNGPYTTLDTTPVSREKPFLYLDGSAYKVFVPAKRTNARGVSWPANAGTSLPLDRFYVVKPGATAATINAALAQGLNLLFTPGVYHLDQTLDVTRPDTVVLGLGLATLIPDNGIDAMHVADVDGVRLAGFLIDAGPVNSDTLLRIGTPGATADHSANPTTMQDVFIRIGGAGPGLATNSVVVDSDDVVIDHTWIWRADHGSGVGWDTNRADYGLRVNGDDVLATGLFVEHFNKYDVHWSGERGRTIFFQNEKAYDVPNAAAVTHDGIVGYAAYKVADTVTAHEAWGLGSYCNFTADPSIVQTHGFQVPVTPGVKMHDLLVISLGGKGQYAHVVNNTGAPTSGTDTIPSKVTSFP
- a CDS encoding RICIN domain-containing protein, with the translated sequence MPPTSPLFVMNIAYDAHLGRYIGTPQAVDQSGGAPQQLYATDDLATQKWQLIGDTGDYTTASWYRWFLDPVSRTGSAVLGRTFRAYCSFGCSHGSSGEYADVTVDSATPAAPPVDTGRRYRIAAGTGRVLAQESGGSAVTSLALPTGSARESWSFTPTGDGAFTVANAATGRLLGVDSARTAGRAWGARPTVTAAPAGGPAVGQQWFLIANSSAPGIHRLVNRYSGLVLGLSATPGRLAETTPLRTWTAPAGSLGDGRTAAEQTLSFTPSRA